Proteins encoded by one window of Kiritimatiellia bacterium:
- a CDS encoding DMT family transporter: MASDRRGVAVAAVTRDMLGFVWLACAVALFSTIEVVAKAISPVRPPLQLAFWRFLIGGLALLPAAGAMAGREARTLGGRDLVQWAGLGLIGVTLGIGLYHGAVARMPAHQAAILFSAHPVIVAVMAPAVLGERIRREQLLALGLALAGTACFLAGHGGLDRRAMGGVALMLASMTAFALYTLLSKKAMERRDPLWVAAGSFLMGAAGLLPVTWLLDGAPWRIATTRHWWAILYLALLATAAGYGAYFHGMRQLAASQAAMMFFLKPVLATLFSLVLLGERPTLWSLIGGALIVVAMAVVKPERRVAG, translated from the coding sequence ATGGCCTCTGACCGGAGGGGCGTCGCCGTCGCAGCCGTGACGCGCGACATGCTCGGATTCGTGTGGCTCGCGTGCGCGGTTGCGTTGTTCAGCACGATCGAAGTGGTCGCGAAGGCGATCTCACCGGTCCGGCCCCCTCTGCAGCTGGCGTTCTGGAGGTTTTTGATCGGCGGGCTTGCGCTGTTGCCGGCGGCGGGGGCGATGGCGGGACGGGAGGCGCGCACGCTTGGCGGGCGCGACCTCGTTCAGTGGGCGGGGCTGGGGCTGATCGGTGTTACGCTGGGCATCGGCTTGTATCATGGCGCGGTGGCGCGGATGCCCGCACACCAGGCGGCGATCTTGTTCAGCGCACATCCGGTGATCGTCGCGGTGATGGCGCCCGCGGTGCTCGGGGAGCGCATTCGCCGCGAGCAGCTGCTCGCGTTGGGTCTGGCGCTGGCGGGCACGGCGTGTTTTCTGGCGGGGCACGGAGGGCTGGACCGGCGGGCGATGGGCGGTGTCGCACTGATGCTGGCCTCGATGACCGCGTTTGCGCTCTACACGCTGCTGTCGAAAAAAGCGATGGAACGGCGCGATCCGTTGTGGGTTGCGGCAGGGTCATTTCTGATGGGAGCGGCGGGTTTGCTGCCGGTGACGTGGCTGCTGGATGGTGCGCCCTGGCGGATCGCGACCACGCGACATTGGTGGGCGATCCTCTATCTTGCGCTGTTGGCGACCGCGGCCGGGTACGGGGCGTACTTCCACGGTATGCGACAACTGGCGGCGTCGCAGGCCGCGATGATGTTCTTTTTGAAACCGGTGCTGGCGACCTTGTTTTCACTGGTGCTGCTGGGTGAACGGCCCACGCTCTGGAGCTTGATTGGAGGGGCATTGATCGTTGTGGCGATGGCGGTGGTGAAGCCGGAGCGCCGCGTCGCGGGCTAG
- the dnaN gene encoding DNA polymerase III subunit beta, which produces MKFTVSKADLLDALQTVLPAIATRSTIPVLSNVLLECRGQALTLTGSDMRLTIRAIVPAVVSEEGATTLDAKRLLPIVREMPGAEIQITTDERQSTTLVSESVRFRLNGITADDFPLTPKLDGAVSCTLDRRALRGMLQRTVYATSKDESREVLTGVLIEISESRVTAVATDGRRMALVEQEVDDGRKSASLIVPTRTAVEMVNILEGDGPVTLMSVGRQMALDCGNVLLFSALIEGKFPNYRQVVPKQSGVRVTLSREAFLNALRRVSLVTSEVSNSVQLRFSDGQMEVYCETPEIGEAKETVPVQYSGAPLAIPFNPDFLMDPLKTLVSDQVYFEISDVDTPGVLKADEAFLYVIMPLRLT; this is translated from the coding sequence ATGAAATTTACCGTTAGCAAAGCCGACCTGCTCGACGCTCTCCAGACAGTGCTTCCCGCGATTGCGACCCGCTCAACGATCCCCGTGCTCTCCAACGTGCTTCTGGAATGCCGGGGACAGGCCCTCACGCTGACGGGCAGCGACATGAGGCTAACAATCCGCGCGATCGTACCGGCGGTGGTGAGCGAGGAGGGGGCGACCACGCTCGACGCGAAACGGTTGCTGCCGATTGTTCGTGAGATGCCGGGCGCCGAGATTCAGATCACGACGGATGAGCGGCAGTCGACGACGCTGGTGTCGGAGAGTGTTCGGTTCCGACTGAATGGGATCACTGCGGATGATTTTCCCCTGACGCCGAAGCTCGACGGTGCGGTGTCATGCACGCTGGATCGGCGTGCGCTGCGCGGGATGTTGCAGCGGACCGTGTATGCAACGTCGAAGGATGAGTCGCGCGAGGTGCTGACCGGTGTGCTGATCGAGATCTCGGAGTCGCGGGTGACTGCGGTGGCGACGGACGGGCGGCGGATGGCGTTGGTGGAGCAGGAGGTGGACGACGGGCGAAAGTCGGCGTCGCTCATTGTGCCTACGCGTACCGCGGTGGAAATGGTGAACATCCTCGAGGGGGATGGTCCGGTGACGTTGATGTCGGTCGGTCGGCAAATGGCGCTGGATTGCGGGAACGTTCTGCTGTTCAGTGCACTCATTGAGGGAAAATTCCCGAACTACCGACAGGTGGTGCCCAAGCAAAGCGGGGTGCGCGTGACGCTTAGCCGGGAGGCGTTTCTCAACGCGCTACGGCGCGTGTCGCTGGTGACCAGCGAGGTCAGCAACTCGGTTCAGCTTCGGTTTTCGGACGGGCAGATGGAGGTCTACTGCGAGACGCCAGAGATCGGCGAGGCAAAGGAAACTGTGCCTGTCCAGTACAGTGGCGCGCCGCTCGCGATTCCGTTCAACCCTGATTTTCTGATGGATCCTCTGAAGACGCTGGTTTCCGACCAGGTCTACTTCGAGATTTCCGATGTGGACACGCCCGGCGTGCTGAAGGCGGATGAGGCGTTCCTTTATGTGATCATGCCGCTTCGACTGACCTGA
- a CDS encoding glycogen/starch/alpha-glucan phosphorylase → MTSNEIHLQDAVASVTAQQIRERFLGHIKYTCYKDWRTATPFDKLMALCHVTRDLAATRMIVTQRTYLDRDVKRVYYLSMEYLIGRLLRHNLQALGALDEAREAMASLDLDLDQLCELEPDAGLGNGGLGRLAACFLESMAALQLPGYGYGLRYEHGIFKQEFDDGWQVEKPDDWLKYGTPWEAVRPEYTVPVLLYGRVRKVPGPGGRERHVWTDWQMIEGVPHDIAVIGHGCKTANLLRLWASRASEGFRLDVFNRGEYVKAVESENWAETITKVLYPSDFVYAGKELRLIQEYFLVTCSIRDLIRRYLKNHSDWSLFPKKNAIHMNDTHPALAVVELMRYFLDETDLPWDTAWDITTKTFAYTNHTLLPEALEKWPVDLLERVLPRHLQIIYDINARVLQKVEARFPGDITKVREISLIEETQPKQVRMTNLAVVGSHSVNGVSTLHSELLKRRLLPHFVDMWPERFNNKTNGINHRRWLLSCNPELAELIRGAIGEAWIQQPEALRALEPFADDAGFREQFREVKRRNKLRLAQLIRRLCGETVDPNAMFDVQVKRLHEYKRQLLNVMHIIALFHRLKDRPDLDIVPRVFVFGAKAAPSYHIAKRIIKLINSVARMVNRDPDVAGRLKVVFLPDYRVSLAETIMPAADLSEQISTAGMEASGTGNMKLALNGALTIGTWDGANIEIAESVGVENVFIFGLRAEEIAELRDSGRYRPVEYLSRDAELARVMEAIRRNEFIPEQPDLFIELWQQLVEAGDRYFHLADFRSYVDCQGQVSALWRQPEEWTRRAVLNVARMGWFSSDRTVREYAEQIWQAVPVPIQIADANGNGL, encoded by the coding sequence ATGACATCGAACGAGATCCATTTGCAGGACGCCGTGGCGTCGGTGACCGCGCAGCAGATCCGCGAGCGGTTTCTGGGGCACATCAAGTACACCTGCTACAAGGATTGGCGGACCGCGACGCCGTTCGACAAGCTGATGGCGCTCTGTCACGTGACGCGCGACCTCGCGGCGACACGGATGATTGTGACGCAGCGGACATACCTGGACCGCGACGTGAAGCGCGTCTACTACCTTTCGATGGAGTATCTCATCGGCCGGCTGTTGCGCCACAACCTGCAGGCGCTGGGCGCGCTGGACGAGGCGCGGGAGGCGATGGCCTCGCTGGACCTGGATCTGGACCAGCTCTGTGAACTGGAGCCCGACGCCGGGCTTGGCAACGGGGGTCTTGGTCGGCTCGCGGCGTGTTTTCTGGAGTCGATGGCGGCGCTGCAGCTGCCGGGCTACGGCTACGGCCTGCGGTACGAGCATGGGATCTTCAAGCAGGAGTTCGACGATGGCTGGCAGGTGGAAAAGCCGGACGACTGGCTGAAGTACGGCACACCGTGGGAGGCGGTGCGGCCGGAGTACACCGTGCCGGTGCTGCTCTACGGGCGGGTCCGGAAGGTGCCGGGACCCGGCGGGCGCGAGCGGCACGTGTGGACGGACTGGCAGATGATCGAGGGTGTCCCGCATGACATCGCGGTGATCGGACACGGCTGCAAGACGGCGAACCTGCTGCGACTGTGGGCGTCACGTGCGTCGGAGGGATTCCGGCTGGACGTCTTCAACCGTGGGGAGTACGTGAAGGCGGTCGAGAGCGAAAACTGGGCGGAGACGATCACGAAGGTGCTGTATCCTTCGGACTTTGTGTACGCCGGCAAGGAGCTTCGACTGATCCAGGAGTATTTTCTGGTCACCTGCTCGATCCGTGACCTCATCCGCCGCTACCTGAAGAACCACTCCGACTGGTCGCTGTTCCCCAAAAAGAACGCGATCCACATGAACGACACACATCCGGCGCTCGCGGTGGTCGAGCTGATGCGGTACTTCCTCGACGAAACAGACCTGCCCTGGGACACCGCCTGGGATATCACCACGAAGACGTTCGCCTACACGAACCACACGTTGTTGCCGGAGGCGCTGGAGAAGTGGCCGGTAGATCTGCTCGAACGGGTGCTCCCACGCCATCTCCAGATCATCTACGATATCAACGCGCGTGTGCTGCAAAAGGTGGAGGCGCGGTTCCCCGGCGACATCACGAAAGTGCGAGAGATCTCGCTGATCGAAGAGACCCAGCCGAAGCAGGTGCGCATGACGAACCTGGCGGTGGTGGGCAGCCACTCGGTGAACGGGGTCTCGACGCTGCACAGCGAGCTCCTGAAGCGCCGGCTGTTGCCGCACTTCGTGGACATGTGGCCGGAGCGTTTCAATAACAAGACCAACGGTATCAACCACCGGCGCTGGCTGCTGTCCTGTAATCCGGAGCTGGCCGAGCTGATCCGCGGGGCAATTGGCGAGGCGTGGATCCAGCAGCCCGAGGCGCTGCGGGCCCTCGAGCCCTTCGCGGACGATGCGGGGTTCCGCGAGCAGTTTCGTGAGGTGAAGCGGCGAAACAAGCTGCGGCTCGCGCAACTGATCCGCCGTCTCTGCGGGGAGACGGTAGATCCGAACGCGATGTTCGATGTGCAGGTGAAGCGGCTGCATGAGTATAAGCGGCAGCTGCTGAACGTGATGCACATCATTGCGCTGTTTCACCGCCTGAAGGACCGCCCGGATCTCGACATCGTGCCGCGGGTGTTTGTGTTTGGCGCGAAAGCGGCGCCGAGCTACCACATTGCGAAACGCATCATCAAGCTCATCAACAGTGTCGCGCGAATGGTGAACCGTGACCCGGATGTCGCCGGACGGTTGAAGGTGGTGTTTCTGCCGGACTACCGGGTTTCGTTGGCGGAAACGATCATGCCCGCCGCGGATCTCTCGGAGCAGATTTCAACCGCGGGGATGGAGGCGTCGGGCACCGGGAACATGAAGCTGGCGCTCAATGGCGCGCTGACCATTGGAACGTGGGATGGCGCCAATATTGAGATTGCGGAATCGGTGGGCGTCGAGAACGTCTTCATTTTCGGGCTTCGCGCGGAAGAGATTGCCGAACTTCGGGACAGCGGTCGGTATCGGCCGGTGGAGTATCTGTCCAGGGATGCGGAACTGGCCCGGGTGATGGAAGCGATCCGGCGCAACGAGTTCATTCCGGAGCAGCCAGATCTGTTCATTGAGCTGTGGCAGCAATTGGTCGAGGCGGGGGACCGGTATTTTCATCTGGCGGATTTCCGGAGCTATGTGGACTGTCAGGGGCAGGTGTCGGCGCTGTGGCGGCAACCCGAAGAGTGGACGCGGCGTGCGGTGCTGAATGTTGCTCGGATGGGATGGTTTTCGAGCGACCGGACGGTGCGGGAGTACGCGGAGCAGATCTGGCAGGCGGTGCCGGTGCCAATCCAGATCGCGGACGCCAACGGCAATGGCCTCTGA